Proteins from a single region of Undibacterium sp. KW1:
- a CDS encoding LysR substrate-binding domain-containing protein: MLSTATQLNKLIRREADIAVRLVRPTDPDLIARHLTKRKLGLFAAKTYLEKHEVTADSKSLDGHDIISYQHASHPATQKKSAVCSSPTPVSP; encoded by the coding sequence GTGCTGAGCACCGCAACACAACTGAACAAGCTCATCCGGCGCGAAGCCGACATTGCCGTGCGCCTCGTCAGGCCCACCGACCCCGACCTCATTGCCCGCCACCTGACCAAACGCAAGCTGGGCCTGTTCGCGGCAAAAACCTACCTGGAAAAACACGAAGTAACAGCAGACAGCAAAAGCCTCGACGGCCACGACATCATCAGCTACCAGCACGCATCGCACCCCGCCACGCAGAAAAAATCTGCGGTCTGCTCATCACCAACGCCCGTGTCACCATGA
- a CDS encoding Zn-dependent hydrolase: protein MSTANLRINGDRLWASLMELAQIGATQKGGVKRLALTDLDKQGRDLVVSWAKQAGLTVTIDQIGNVFMRRAGKNPALPPIMSGSHIDTQPTGGKFDGNYGVLAALEVVRTLNDHNIETEAPIEVAFWTNEEGSRFVPVMMGSGVFCGAFSLETAYAAKDTEGKTVGDELERIGYKGTEVPGQHPIGAYFETHIEQGPVLEDADKVIGVVPGVLGLSWYDCVVTGMEAHAGPTPMALRKDALQVSTKIMQEVVNIGNRYPPYGRGTVGMVQVFPNSRNVIPGEVKFSIDLRNVSSELLDTMHNEILAFVDKTSKDSGLNISVERVSYYPPCPFHPDCVNAVREATATLGYSTMDVVSGAGHDAIYTARLAPSGMIFVPCKDGISHNEIEDAKSEHLEAGCNVLLHAMLGRAGVV from the coding sequence ATGTCTACCGCAAACTTACGTATCAATGGAGACCGCCTCTGGGCTTCATTGATGGAACTGGCACAAATCGGTGCCACACAAAAAGGTGGCGTCAAACGCCTGGCCCTGACTGATCTCGACAAACAAGGCCGCGACCTCGTTGTCTCCTGGGCCAAACAGGCTGGCCTCACCGTCACCATAGACCAGATAGGCAATGTCTTCATGCGCAGGGCAGGCAAAAACCCGGCACTGCCACCCATCATGTCCGGCAGCCATATCGACACCCAACCCACCGGCGGCAAGTTCGACGGCAACTACGGCGTGCTGGCCGCGCTCGAAGTCGTGCGCACCCTCAACGACCACAATATAGAAACCGAGGCACCGATAGAAGTCGCCTTCTGGACCAATGAAGAAGGCTCGCGCTTCGTCCCCGTCATGATGGGCTCAGGTGTATTCTGCGGCGCATTTTCACTGGAGACTGCTTACGCAGCGAAAGACACAGAAGGCAAAACCGTAGGCGATGAACTGGAGCGCATAGGCTACAAAGGCACAGAAGTGCCAGGCCAGCACCCCATCGGTGCCTACTTTGAAACCCATATAGAACAAGGCCCGGTACTCGAAGATGCCGACAAAGTCATCGGCGTCGTCCCCGGCGTGCTTGGCCTCTCATGGTATGACTGCGTCGTCACCGGCATGGAAGCCCACGCAGGCCCCACCCCCATGGCCCTGCGCAAAGACGCCCTGCAAGTCTCCACCAAAATCATGCAGGAAGTCGTCAATATCGGCAACCGCTACCCGCCCTATGGCCGTGGCACCGTCGGCATGGTGCAGGTATTCCCCAACAGCCGCAATGTCATCCCCGGCGAAGTTAAATTCAGCATAGATCTGCGTAATGTGTCGTCCGAATTGCTCGACACCATGCACAATGAAATCCTCGCCTTCGTCGATAAAACCAGCAAGGACAGCGGCCTGAACATCAGCGTAGAACGCGTATCCTATTACCCCCCATGCCCCTTCCACCCAGACTGCGTCAACGCCGTACGCGAAGCCACAGCCACCCTGGGCTACAGCACCATGGATGTCGTCTCCGGCGCAGGCCACGACGCCATCTACACCGCCAGGCTCGCACCATCCGGCATGATCTTCGTACCCTGCAAGGATGGGATCAGCCACAATGAAATTGAAGACGCGAAATCAGAACACCTGGAGGCAGGGTGTAATGTGTTGTTGCATGCGATGTTGGGGAGGGCTGGGGTGGTGTAG
- a CDS encoding substrate-binding domain-containing protein: MKVSSAMMMLEATRAGMGIAELAVHLAENDPLRTRLWPDREDSYDVWLVMHGDLARTARVTDVADAFVGCFSGGKRD, translated from the coding sequence ATGAAAGTCAGCAGCGCCATGATGATGCTTGAAGCTACGCGTGCTGGCATGGGCATAGCAGAACTGGCAGTCCACTTGGCAGAAAACGATCCCCTGCGCACTCGCCTGTGGCCAGATCGCGAAGACAGTTACGACGTCTGGCTGGTCATGCATGGCGACCTGGCCCGCACTGCAAGGGTCACGGATGTGGCGGATGCGTTTGTGGGGTGTTTTTCGGGAGGAAAGCGTGATTAA
- a CDS encoding NAD(P)-dependent oxidoreductase, with protein MLEALKHLPQAEESQETLRSHFTDLNPALNKRQAAIESDRCLYCYDAPCTRICPSEIDVPSFIQNIAVGNINGAAKVILDQNILGASCSRVCPTEILCEHACVRNHDAEGAPVKIGLLQRFALDNAKFEQHPFQRAASTGKKIAVVGGGPAGLSCAHRLATLGHDVVIFEAKQKSGGLNEYGIAKYKLTEDSAQREVEFLLQIGGVTVKHEQVLGKNLHLADLRRDYDAVFLGLGLSASRQLGLTGEDAPGLMAAVDYIAELRQAEDLTKLPVPKQCVVIGAGNTAIDMAVQIARLGAEQVTLVYRRGAEHMSATHHEQDIAKANQVRIVTWAQPQEILRDAEGKVSGMRFARTKEVGGKLQTSGATIDIPAQAVFKAIGQCMDSSSLSDDLAKDLQKQNDKIHVDAHYRTSVSGIYAGGDCIADGQDLTVQAVQHGKLAALAIDNDLKAKV; from the coding sequence ATGTTGGAAGCCCTTAAGCATTTACCCCAGGCAGAAGAAAGTCAGGAAACGCTGCGTTCGCATTTCACTGATTTGAATCCGGCACTGAACAAGCGCCAGGCAGCGATAGAAAGTGACCGCTGCCTCTATTGTTACGACGCTCCCTGCACACGCATCTGCCCATCAGAGATTGATGTGCCCAGCTTTATCCAGAATATTGCTGTCGGCAATATCAATGGCGCAGCCAAGGTCATCCTCGATCAAAACATACTCGGTGCAAGCTGCTCACGCGTTTGCCCGACCGAGATTTTGTGTGAGCATGCTTGCGTGCGCAATCATGATGCAGAAGGTGCACCAGTCAAGATCGGTCTGCTGCAACGCTTTGCGCTCGATAATGCAAAATTCGAACAGCATCCTTTCCAGCGCGCAGCCAGCACCGGTAAAAAAATTGCTGTCGTTGGTGGTGGGCCAGCAGGTTTATCCTGTGCGCACAGGCTGGCAACTCTGGGCCATGATGTCGTGATTTTTGAAGCCAAACAAAAGTCCGGTGGCCTCAATGAATACGGGATCGCCAAGTACAAACTGACAGAAGACAGTGCGCAGCGCGAGGTAGAATTCCTGCTGCAAATTGGCGGTGTCACCGTCAAGCATGAGCAGGTACTGGGCAAGAACCTGCACCTGGCAGATTTGCGCCGTGATTATGATGCTGTCTTCCTTGGCCTGGGCCTGAGTGCCAGCCGCCAGTTGGGCCTCACAGGTGAAGATGCTCCCGGCCTGATGGCAGCGGTCGATTACATCGCCGAACTGCGCCAGGCAGAAGACCTGACTAAATTACCTGTGCCCAAGCAATGCGTGGTCATCGGTGCTGGTAATACTGCGATTGATATGGCAGTGCAAATCGCCCGACTTGGTGCGGAACAAGTCACGTTGGTGTATCGCCGTGGTGCAGAACACATGTCGGCTACCCACCATGAACAAGACATCGCCAAAGCCAACCAGGTGCGCATCGTCACCTGGGCGCAGCCGCAAGAAATCTTGCGTGATGCAGAAGGCAAGGTTAGCGGCATGCGCTTTGCACGTACCAAAGAAGTCGGCGGCAAATTGCAAACCAGCGGCGCAACGATCGACATCCCCGCACAAGCCGTCTTCAAGGCCATAGGTCAATGCATGGACAGCAGCAGCTTGTCAGATGATCTGGCAAAAGACCTGCAAAAGCAGAATGACAAAATCCATGTGGATGCGCATTACCGCACCAGTGTATCCGGCATTTATGCTGGCGGCGATTGTATCGCTGACGGGCAGGATTTGACCGTACAGGCAGTTCAACATGGCAAGCTGGCAGCGCTGGCGATTGATAATGATTTGAAAGCGAAGGTGTAA
- a CDS encoding NCS1 family nucleobase:cation symporter-1: MQTQSGQLWNEDLAPTSEAQRTWRWYHFAALWVGMVMCIPAYTLAASLIEGGMSGYQAVVTVFIANAIVLVPMLLIGHAGAKYGIPYAVLARTSFGVRGARLPALMRAIVACGWYGIQTWFGGQMIYTLGGVLIGHPLGGDNIAGLGINAAQLVCFLIFWAIQFWYIFHGMESIRKLETYTAPLKIIICFVLLGWVYNKAGGFGPILDQPSQFVEGGKKAGQFWSTFWPSLTAMVGFWATLALNIPDFTRFAKSQKDQILGQTIGLPAPMGLLALLAVIVTSATVVLYGKALWDPVDLASRMTGIAVLIALLVLLIDTVSVNLAANLVGPAYDFSALNPKLISYKTGGYITASIALIMMPWKILESTQGYIFTWLIGYSALLGPIAGILIIDYYFIRKTEIDVAALYQDEGKYSYKNGWNMAAVIAFVIGVLPNIPGFLNAAFPASFPAIPEVLKTIYTYAWFVGLALSGVVYMGLMSGKKV; the protein is encoded by the coding sequence ATGCAGACACAAAGCGGGCAACTTTGGAATGAAGATTTAGCACCTACTTCAGAAGCGCAGCGTACCTGGCGCTGGTATCACTTTGCCGCTTTGTGGGTGGGTATGGTCATGTGTATCCCGGCCTATACCCTGGCAGCCAGCCTCATTGAAGGTGGCATGTCGGGTTACCAGGCGGTGGTGACCGTGTTTATTGCCAATGCCATCGTACTCGTCCCCATGTTGCTGATAGGCCATGCTGGTGCCAAATACGGCATCCCTTATGCGGTGCTGGCACGCACTTCCTTTGGCGTACGCGGTGCCCGTTTGCCTGCCCTGATGCGTGCCATCGTCGCCTGTGGCTGGTATGGCATACAAACCTGGTTTGGCGGACAAATGATTTATACCCTGGGTGGGGTATTGATTGGTCATCCTCTCGGCGGTGACAATATTGCCGGCCTGGGCATTAATGCCGCGCAACTGGTTTGTTTCCTGATTTTCTGGGCCATACAGTTCTGGTATATCTTCCACGGCATGGAGTCCATACGCAAGCTGGAAACTTATACCGCACCACTTAAAATCATCATCTGTTTCGTCTTGCTGGGTTGGGTCTATAACAAGGCTGGCGGTTTTGGCCCCATCCTCGATCAGCCATCCCAATTTGTTGAAGGTGGAAAAAAAGCCGGGCAATTCTGGAGTACCTTCTGGCCCTCATTGACAGCCATGGTCGGCTTCTGGGCTACTCTCGCGTTGAATATCCCAGACTTTACCCGCTTCGCCAAATCGCAAAAAGACCAGATCCTCGGACAGACCATAGGCTTGCCTGCACCTATGGGCTTGCTGGCACTGCTGGCCGTGATCGTCACCTCTGCCACAGTAGTCTTGTACGGCAAAGCCCTGTGGGACCCGGTAGACCTCGCAAGCCGCATGACGGGCATTGCCGTTCTGATCGCCTTGCTGGTTTTGCTGATAGACACGGTATCCGTCAACCTGGCCGCCAACCTCGTTGGCCCCGCTTATGATTTCTCGGCACTGAACCCCAAGCTTATTTCATATAAAACAGGTGGCTATATCACCGCATCCATCGCCCTCATCATGATGCCTTGGAAGATTTTGGAATCTACCCAGGGTTATATCTTCACCTGGCTGATTGGCTATTCCGCCTTGCTAGGCCCCATAGCCGGTATTTTGATTATCGATTATTACTTCATCCGCAAGACAGAAATTGATGTCGCAGCCCTGTACCAGGATGAAGGCAAGTACAGCTATAAAAATGGCTGGAACATGGCCGCCGTGATCGCCTTTGTGATCGGCGTCTTGCCAAATATCCCGGGTTTTTTGAACGCGGCTTTCCCGGCCAGCTTCCCGGCTATTCCAGAAGTATTGAAGACCATCTACACCTACGCCTGGTTCGTCGGCCTTGCCTTGTCCGGTGTGGTGTATATGGGTTTGATGAGTGGTAAGAAGGTTTGA
- a CDS encoding NAD(P)H-dependent oxidoreductase, whose protein sequence is MQKKRVLVIASHPSGNSFGSDLADIYVQAARTAGHDVQILRLDQLVFDPILHQGYKVIQPLEADLQMAQESLLWAEHLCFVFPIWWGGVPALLKGFLDRVLLPGFAFKYHPGKSFPEGLLKGRSAHLLITMDTPPWFFGLYYRAPGIHQMKRTVLEFCGIKPVRILSLGPVINSQPAQRQKWIDKTIGLARRL, encoded by the coding sequence ATGCAAAAAAAGCGTGTGTTAGTCATTGCCAGCCATCCCAGCGGCAATAGTTTTGGTTCTGATCTCGCCGATATCTATGTACAGGCAGCCCGTACAGCAGGTCATGATGTGCAGATATTAAGGCTGGACCAACTGGTATTTGATCCCATCTTGCACCAAGGCTATAAAGTCATACAGCCTCTGGAGGCCGATCTGCAAATGGCACAAGAGTCCTTGCTATGGGCCGAGCACCTTTGCTTTGTCTTCCCCATATGGTGGGGAGGCGTGCCTGCACTACTGAAAGGTTTCCTGGATCGAGTCTTGCTCCCAGGTTTCGCCTTCAAATACCATCCCGGAAAAAGCTTTCCTGAAGGCTTGTTGAAAGGCCGCTCGGCCCACTTGCTGATCACCATGGATACACCACCCTGGTTTTTTGGCCTTTACTACCGTGCGCCGGGCATACATCAAATGAAGCGCACTGTCCTTGAGTTCTGTGGCATTAAACCTGTGAGAATACTGAGCCTGGGGCCGGTCATCAATTCCCAGCCAGCACAGAGGCAGAAATGGATAGACAAGACAATCGGCCTGGCAAGACGCCTATAA
- a CDS encoding HD domain-containing phosphohydrolase, whose amino-acid sequence MRIRKNVHFHIYISYFFTGLILIFAIAMGTVQFSRMSQIILAQANSSYALIGNEVASNVKDIYEPVKNQTEVLAQSHPITGKDLNERLTHVNYLAKAITSVKSATSVYVGFASGEFFLLRQYAKSNGGQDVFKAPTKTTWIVQSTSMDAGKMVEHLVYLDDRLNEISRQQIPLRNYDPRQRGWYETAMKNASQANVSEPYYFFTTGQIGVTYAQKIVDADAIVGIDIEMPTIHETIRNSNVTPSTRIALIDSKGQLLAWQNGKQPAYKPQIVTKLDGTQGMPTLAEQNAPVLNKIRELDSSAGNGSQTLDAIDKTWATYQGKIQIPGGHDLRILIASPHEELLADVIRMRKQTSLLFLVMLIIGIAVTIYFSRLASNPLKQLNDEASKIARFDFKSPINIQSRIKEIADLSNSMRGMKATIRSFLDIASSLASETNYDKLLARVLKEMSEITEAKSGILYLYQPQDKAMQVVQAYADHQVLDTNAHSISMADETHPVILACKSRSSICQLQAADLTRYFSTLPATDHTTTLIAIPLKDRSGTLVGAIALVIDDADIDPGRQAMAEAVSGAAAVAIENQRLIQEQKALLEAFIQLIASAIDAKSPYTGGHCQRVPVLTKLLAQAACKETEGPFADFQLTETEWEELHIAAWLHDCGKVTTPEYIVDKATKLETLYDRIHEIRMRFEVLKRDAQIDYWQAVAKDDTGNDAAELKKKLDDTITQLDSDFAFVAECNEGGEFMAPDKIARIQDIAGRHWHRTLSDRIGISHDEKERKNRTTEPNLPVQEQLLSDKPEHIFTRSPRDTITPDNPWGFKVKVPEHLYNRGEVYNLTVARGTLSEEERYKINEHMIQTIMMLEKLPFPRHLARVPEIAGGHHEKMDGTGYPKRLMAADMSIPARMMAIADIFEALTAADRPYKKGKTLSEAIKIMSFMKKDQHIDGELFSLFLKSGAYLEYGKKFMNPEQIDEFDIHAYV is encoded by the coding sequence ATGCGCATCAGGAAAAATGTCCATTTTCACATTTACATCTCCTATTTCTTCACCGGCCTGATCCTTATCTTCGCTATCGCCATGGGCACAGTGCAATTCAGCCGCATGAGCCAGATCATATTGGCGCAAGCCAATAGCAGCTACGCCCTGATAGGAAATGAAGTCGCCAGCAATGTCAAAGACATTTATGAGCCGGTAAAAAACCAGACAGAGGTACTTGCCCAGTCACATCCCATTACTGGCAAAGACCTGAACGAACGCCTGACCCACGTAAACTATCTGGCCAAGGCCATCACCAGCGTCAAATCTGCGACTTCTGTTTATGTGGGTTTTGCCAGTGGCGAATTTTTCCTGCTACGCCAATATGCCAAATCCAATGGTGGGCAAGATGTATTCAAGGCACCGACAAAGACCACCTGGATAGTACAAAGCACCAGCATGGATGCGGGTAAGATGGTCGAACACCTGGTGTATCTGGATGACAGGCTCAATGAAATCAGCCGTCAGCAAATTCCCCTGCGCAATTATGATCCACGTCAACGTGGCTGGTATGAAACCGCCATGAAAAACGCCAGCCAGGCCAATGTCAGCGAACCCTATTACTTTTTCACGACCGGCCAGATAGGCGTGACCTATGCACAAAAAATTGTCGATGCTGATGCTATCGTCGGCATAGACATAGAAATGCCCACCATCCATGAAACCATCAGGAACAGCAACGTCACCCCGTCCACCAGAATCGCCCTGATAGATAGCAAGGGTCAATTGCTAGCCTGGCAAAATGGCAAACAACCCGCCTACAAACCGCAAATCGTCACCAAACTGGATGGCACCCAGGGCATGCCTACCCTGGCTGAGCAAAATGCCCCCGTCCTCAACAAAATACGTGAACTCGACAGCAGCGCCGGCAACGGCAGCCAGACACTGGATGCAATCGATAAAACCTGGGCGACCTATCAGGGCAAGATACAAATCCCCGGCGGCCATGACTTGCGCATACTCATCGCCAGCCCGCATGAAGAATTGCTGGCCGATGTCATCAGGATGCGCAAACAAACCAGCTTGTTGTTTCTGGTGATGCTGATCATAGGCATAGCTGTCACCATTTACTTCTCGCGCCTGGCATCCAACCCACTCAAGCAATTGAATGACGAAGCCAGCAAGATTGCCCGTTTCGATTTCAAGAGCCCTATCAATATCCAGTCACGCATCAAGGAAATTGCCGACCTCAGCAATTCCATGCGCGGCATGAAGGCGACCATACGCTCCTTTCTCGATATTGCCAGCAGCCTGGCGTCAGAAACCAACTACGACAAATTGCTGGCGCGGGTATTGAAGGAAATGTCAGAGATCACCGAAGCCAAATCCGGGATACTCTACCTCTATCAGCCTCAAGACAAGGCCATGCAAGTGGTGCAAGCCTATGCTGATCATCAGGTGCTGGATACCAATGCACACAGCATCAGCATGGCTGATGAAACGCATCCGGTCATACTAGCCTGCAAATCCCGTAGCAGCATTTGCCAGTTGCAGGCAGCAGACCTGACGCGCTACTTCAGCACCCTGCCTGCCACTGACCACACCACTACCCTTATTGCCATCCCCTTAAAAGATAGAAGTGGCACACTGGTCGGTGCAATCGCCCTGGTGATAGATGATGCAGACATAGACCCAGGCAGGCAAGCCATGGCCGAGGCAGTATCTGGCGCAGCCGCAGTCGCCATAGAAAACCAGCGCCTGATACAGGAACAAAAGGCCTTGCTCGAAGCCTTCATACAACTGATCGCCAGTGCAATTGATGCAAAGAGTCCTTACACGGGCGGCCATTGCCAGCGCGTACCTGTACTGACCAAGTTACTGGCGCAGGCTGCCTGCAAGGAAACCGAAGGCCCGTTTGCAGACTTCCAGCTCACAGAGACAGAATGGGAAGAACTGCACATCGCCGCCTGGCTGCATGACTGCGGCAAAGTCACCACGCCAGAATACATCGTCGACAAAGCCACCAAGCTCGAAACCCTGTATGACCGCATCCATGAAATACGCATGCGCTTCGAGGTTTTGAAACGCGATGCGCAAATTGATTACTGGCAAGCCGTGGCTAAGGATGATACTGGCAATGATGCCGCAGAACTCAAGAAAAAACTGGACGACACCATCACCCAGCTCGACAGCGATTTCGCCTTCGTCGCCGAATGCAATGAAGGAGGCGAATTCATGGCGCCCGATAAAATCGCCCGCATACAAGACATTGCCGGACGCCACTGGCACAGGACACTGTCCGATCGCATCGGCATTTCACACGACGAAAAAGAACGTAAAAACCGCACAACAGAACCAAACTTGCCAGTACAGGAACAACTGCTGAGCGACAAGCCAGAGCACATCTTCACAAGGTCACCACGCGACACCATCACACCTGACAACCCATGGGGCTTCAAGGTCAAGGTGCCAGAACACCTGTACAACCGTGGCGAAGTGTATAACCTCACCGTAGCTCGCGGCACCCTGTCAGAAGAAGAACGCTACAAGATCAATGAACACATGATACAAACCATCATGATGCTGGAAAAACTCCCCTTCCCGCGCCACCTCGCCAGAGTGCCAGAGATAGCCGGTGGCCATCATGAAAAAATGGATGGCACAGGCTACCCCAAACGCCTGATGGCCGCAGACATGAGCATCCCCGCCCGCATGATGGCGATAGCCGACATCTTCGAAGCCCTGACCGCTGCCGACCGCCCCTACAAAAAAGGCAAGACCCTGTCAGAAGCGATCAAGATCATGAGCTTCATGAAAAAAGACCAGCACATTGATGGTGAATTGTTTTCTTTATTTCTGAAATCAGGGGCGTATCTGGAGTACGGGAAAAAGTTCATGAATCCTGAGCAGATTGATGAGTTTGATATCCATGCCTATGTGTGA
- a CDS encoding MerR family transcriptional regulator, giving the protein MYIGELARLANASAKAIRLYENLGLLGQVQRLGKYRVYTERNVLQVQLIRQAQSLGFRLSELEPMLHTAHGEPDWALIAQYLHDKRAVVQTEIKKLHALDASLLQMQAEIQDCLQAQLAAQQAVCTSFPVY; this is encoded by the coding sequence ATGTATATAGGAGAACTCGCGCGCCTGGCAAATGCTTCGGCAAAAGCCATACGCCTGTATGAAAACCTGGGCTTGCTTGGCCAGGTGCAACGTCTGGGGAAATACCGGGTTTATACAGAGAGAAATGTCTTGCAGGTGCAGTTGATAAGGCAAGCGCAAAGCCTGGGCTTTCGCCTGTCAGAACTGGAACCCATGCTTCATACAGCGCACGGCGAACCAGACTGGGCATTGATAGCACAGTATTTGCACGATAAGCGTGCAGTCGTGCAAACTGAAATTAAAAAACTTCATGCGCTTGATGCCAGCCTGCTGCAAATGCAGGCAGAAATCCAAGATTGCCTGCAAGCACAACTTGCAGCGCAACAAGCTGTCTGCACCAGTTTCCCTGTCTATTAG
- a CDS encoding PIN domain-containing protein: MGLTQEEASRIVASGSPILCFDTCSILDVMRDPTRESLNPLEIMAALDLLNKMEEGVELIGLIATQVRFELSEHLNRVEDEARDSIIKWQNRTQKINAVSVALGATETTNLSHLDSHVARARAVVDRIIQAGKLFAQPLHVTEKAFARLNQARTPAKKGKDSMKDCVVIETYLSVVDTLRSSGLKSKIVFISSNTKDYAGDTGSKLKLDLASEFASRNMEYAPNMGAAKFFLGF, from the coding sequence ATGGGGCTTACACAAGAAGAAGCTTCAAGAATTGTTGCCTCAGGAAGTCCGATTCTTTGTTTTGACACATGCTCGATTCTTGATGTAATGCGCGACCCCACCCGAGAGTCGTTAAATCCGCTTGAGATCATGGCTGCACTTGATTTGCTAAATAAAATGGAGGAAGGCGTAGAACTCATAGGTTTGATTGCAACTCAAGTTCGATTCGAGCTTTCTGAACATTTGAATAGAGTGGAAGATGAGGCTAGGGATTCGATCATAAAATGGCAAAATCGTACTCAGAAAATTAATGCTGTTTCTGTCGCGCTTGGCGCAACAGAAACAACAAACTTGAGCCATTTGGATTCGCATGTAGCAAGAGCGAGAGCTGTCGTCGATAGAATTATTCAAGCTGGAAAGTTGTTTGCACAACCTCTCCATGTAACTGAAAAAGCTTTTGCACGTCTCAATCAAGCAAGAACTCCTGCAAAAAAAGGAAAGGATTCAATGAAAGATTGTGTGGTAATCGAAACGTATTTGAGCGTTGTTGATACCCTTCGGTCTTCGGGCTTGAAATCAAAAATTGTTTTTATCTCATCAAATACAAAAGATTATGCTGGAGATACAGGTTCGAAACTTAAATTGGATTTGGCATCTGAGTTTGCATCAAGAAATATGGAATATGCCCCTAATATGGGAGCGGCAAAATTTTTTCTGGGATTTTAA
- the preA gene encoding NAD-dependent dihydropyrimidine dehydrogenase subunit PreA, protein MADLSINFAGIKAPNPFWLASAPPTDKAYNVIRAFEAGWGGVVWKTLGEDPPPVNVSSRYSAHFGKNREVIGFNNIELITDRSLEINLREITQVKKDWPDRAMIVSLMYPCEEESWARILPLVEATGADGIELNFGCPHGMPERGMGAAVGQVPEYVEMITRWCKKYCSLPVIVKLTPNITDVRVPARAAFNGGADAVSLINTINSITSIDLDQMIARPIVGTQSTHGGYCGSAVKPIALNMVAEIARDPATKGLPISGIGGIGNWRDAAEFLALGAGSVQVCTAAMLHGFRIVKEMTDGLSRWMDEKGYERISDFAGKAVANTTDWKYLDMNYAVIAEIDQDKCIQCGRCYIACEDTSHQSIAQLIADNGTRKYEVIKEECVGCNLCQITCPVEQCITMVPQATGKPYMNWTQDPRNPRAVLK, encoded by the coding sequence ATGGCTGATCTCTCGATTAACTTTGCCGGCATCAAGGCACCCAATCCTTTCTGGCTGGCCTCTGCACCACCGACTGACAAGGCTTATAACGTTATCCGCGCTTTTGAAGCAGGCTGGGGCGGCGTCGTCTGGAAAACCTTGGGTGAAGACCCACCACCGGTCAACGTCTCTTCGCGTTACTCTGCCCACTTCGGCAAGAACCGCGAAGTCATCGGCTTTAACAACATAGAATTGATCACCGACCGCAGCCTGGAAATCAACCTGCGCGAAATCACCCAGGTCAAAAAAGACTGGCCAGACCGCGCCATGATCGTGTCCCTGATGTACCCCTGCGAAGAAGAAAGCTGGGCACGCATCCTGCCACTGGTAGAGGCTACAGGCGCAGACGGCATAGAACTCAACTTCGGCTGCCCGCACGGCATGCCAGAACGCGGCATGGGCGCAGCCGTAGGCCAGGTGCCAGAATACGTGGAGATGATCACGCGCTGGTGCAAGAAGTATTGCTCATTGCCTGTCATCGTCAAACTCACACCCAACATCACTGACGTGCGCGTACCAGCCCGTGCTGCCTTCAATGGCGGTGCAGATGCGGTATCCCTGATCAACACCATCAACTCCATCACGTCCATTGATCTCGACCAGATGATTGCCCGCCCCATCGTCGGCACCCAAAGCACGCATGGCGGTTACTGCGGCAGCGCCGTCAAGCCAATTGCTTTGAACATGGTGGCAGAAATAGCGCGTGACCCGGCCACCAAGGGCCTACCCATCTCAGGCATAGGCGGCATAGGCAACTGGCGCGATGCAGCAGAATTTCTGGCGCTGGGTGCAGGCTCGGTGCAGGTCTGTACTGCCGCCATGTTGCATGGCTTCCGCATCGTCAAGGAAATGACAGATGGCCTGTCCCGCTGGATGGATGAAAAAGGTTATGAACGCATCAGTGACTTTGCCGGTAAAGCCGTCGCCAATACGACAGACTGGAAATACCTGGACATGAACTATGCCGTCATTGCCGAGATCGACCAGGACAAATGCATACAATGTGGCCGCTGCTACATCGCCTGCGAAGACACCTCGCACCAGTCGATTGCGCAACTGATCGCCGACAATGGCACCCGCAAATACGAAGTCATCAAGGAAGAATGCGTAGGCTGCAACCTCTGCCAGATCACCTGCCCGGTAGAGCAGTGCATCACCATGGTGCCCCAGGCGACAGGCAAGCCATATATGAACTGGACGCAAGACCCGCGTAACCCGCGTGCAGTGTTGAAATAA